The genomic segment GACAATGGGAACAAGCCGAAAAAGTTCTACAGGAAAGTTTGGCTTTAATTCAAGATTTATCCTTTCCTAAAAAGCCTTTAATTCTAGCTCAAATTTTAGAGATTCAAGGTCAATTAGAACTTACCCAAGGACAACCTGAACAAGCCATTAAAACTTGGCAAAAAGCGTTTAAACTTTATGCGGAAGCGGGAAATTTGTTAGGAGAAATTACTAACCAAATAAACCAAGCAACGGCTTTACAAACCTTGGGACTCTATCGACAATCTTTAAAAATGTTAACAGAAGTTAATGAAACCCTGAAATCTCAACCGGATTCTTTAATTAAAGTAACGGCTTTATTAAGTTTAGGCAATACTTTAAAAAAAGTGGGAGATTTAACAACGGCTCAAGCTGTTTTGCAAGAAAGTTTAGAGTTAGCAAAAAATTCTAATTATTCTCAAGTTTTAAGCCAAATTTATTTAAGTTTAGCCAATCTTAATCGCGCTCAAAATAATTCTGATGTCGCTTTAGAAAATTATCAAAAGGCAGTAAAAACAGCATCGAATAGTTTAGAAAGACTGCAAGCTTTGATTAATGAATATAGTTTACTGATTGATTTAAAACAAGACAAAGAAGCAGAAACTCTATCGAAGGAAATTCAAGATTCTATTTCTCAAATTCCCGTGAGTCGGAGTTTGGTTTATGCTATGGTTAATTTTACAAATTCTTTAATAAAGTTAAATTCAAGTTCTAATGATTCTAAAATTATTGATTTATTAAATACTGCAATTCAATCTTCTAAAACTTTAACAGATCTCCGTTCTGAATCTTACGCTTTAGGAAGTTTAGGGAAATTTTATGAACAAAATCAACAACCCTTAGAAGCTCAGAAATTAACTGAACAAGCGTTATTAATTGCTCAATCTATTAATGCTTCTGATATTGCTTATCAATGGCAATGGCAACTAGGAAGACTTCTAAAACAACAAAATCAGAAAGACCAAGCGATCGCTGCTTATACTGAAGCGGTTAATACTTTAAAATTTCTCAGAAAAGACTTAGTTGCGATTAACCAAGATGTGCAATTCTCCTTTCGAGAAAGTGTAGAACCTGTTTATCGAGAATTAGTCGATTTAATTTTACAATCTCCGACTCCCGATAACCTAAAAACGGCCCGTGAATTGATAGAATCCTTACAACTTGCTGAACTCGATAACTTTTTCCAAGAAGCGTGTTTAGATCAAGAAATTAAACCTCAAGAAATTGATCAAATTGATCCCAATGCAGCCATCATTTATCCGATTATTTTAGCCAATCGTTTAGAAGTTATTCTCTCAATTCCGGGTCAACCTTTACGCCACTATTCTACCGAAATTTCTCAACAACAGGTTGAAAATACAATTCGTCAATTACGACTGTCTTTTCAACCGATATTTTCTACAAAAGAACGATTGGAATTATCTCAAAAAGTTTACGATTGGCTCATTCGTCCGGCTGAAGCTGATCTCAAAAATAGCTCAATTAAAACCTTAGTCTTTGTTTTAGATGGTTCTCTGCGAAATGTGCCAATGGCTGCCCTTTATGATGGCAAAAATTATCTAGTTCAAAACTATAATTTAGCTCTAACTCCAGGTTTACAACTCTTAGCTTCTCAATCTTTAAAACGAAATCAAATTAAAGCCTTAACTGTTGGGTTAAGTGAAGCTCGTCAAGGGTTTTCGGCTTTACCTGCCGTTGCGTCTGAACTTGAAAAAATTCAGGCAGAAGTTCCGACAAAAGTTTTATTAAATCAACAATTTACCCGTGAGGCTGTTCAACAACAAATTCAAGAAACCCCCTTTCCCATTGTTCATTTAGCCACCCATGGACAATTTAGTTCTAAAGCGGAAGATACTTTTTTATTAACCTGGGATAGTCGAATTAATGTTAAGGATTTAGATGATTTTCTCAGCCGTCGCCAACGGGGAGAACAAAATCCGGTAGAATTATTAGTCTTAAGTGCTTGCGAAACCGCAACAGGAGATCAACGGGCTGCTTTAGGATTAGCGGGTGTAGCGGTGCGTTCTGGGGCACGGAGTACCCTAGCGACGTTATGGCAAGTTAACGATACCTCTACCGCCTCCTTGATGGCAGAATTTTATCAAGAATTAACTCAGCAACAAATCAGTAAAGCCGAAGCTCTGCGTCAAGCGCAGTTAAAGCTGTTACAACAGCCAAAATATCAAGATCCCTATTATTGGGCTCCCTTTGTTTTGGTGGGAAATTGGCAATAGATTTGTAACTCTGAAGATAGGTTAATAAAATTAAAGTATTAGTGCATCATCCAAGACCCGTGATCTAACAGGAGTCCTCTTGACTCTAGTTCAATTCTTTCTGAGTATTCTTTGGAGACTCATACTTTTATGTTTCACAACCGTTTGCACCAGCACTGGATTAGCCTATCTCTCCTGACCCTTGTGGGGGGAGCTTTTGTTCCGCAACTGTCCGTTATGGCTCAACCAACCCGTTCAGAGGGAATCCAAATTAGCATGGCTTTTGAACCCCCACCAGGGGAAGGAATGCCCAGCCGCACTGCCGGAGGAGGGTCTCGCGGTCAAACTCTGGCTGCGATTCAAACCGCACCCCCCTTAATGGCCTTAGTTCCGGCATTTTATTCTCAAACCAATCGCCAAGAAACGGATATTAAAGGATTGACGGTTGCGGCTACCCCGACATTCTTTTTCTATGTTCCTGCAATTCCGGCAAAAGAAGCCGCTTTTAGCTTAAAAGATGAAAATAACAACGATATTTACCAAACTCGTTTAACGCTTCCCAATCAACCCGGTATCCTCAGTATTGCTCTACCAAAAGATACTCCTCCGTTAAAAATTGGTCAAACCTATCGTTGGTCATTTGGGGTGATTTACAACGATGAAAACGCGCAGGAACCTAAAGTTGTGTTTGTAAGCGGGGAAGTCACCAGAACAGAACCCGATGCCACGTTAACAGCTAAACTACAACAAGCTAAACCCCTAGAACAAGCTAAAATTTATGCTGAAAATGGAATTTGGTTTGAAAGTTTAGCCACTTTAGCCCAACTGCGTCAAAATCAACCGATGGATGAAACATTAACCAAGCAATGGAATGAACTGTTACAATCCGTTGGTTTAGAATCCATTGCGAATCAACCGTTTGTGAATGCGCTTGAGAACTAATTAAGGTTAAACTCGAATGAAGTATGGAGTTATGAAACAAAAACAAACGGTCTTCAGACTTCATACTTTCAGATGGAAATCTTCTGGGCAATGGCTGAAGTTATTTCGTTATTTATGGTTAAGTCCTGTGATAACGGCTTCAGTTATTGCCCTGCAAAGTACAGGTTTTTTACAACTTTTAGATTGGGCAACCTTTGATCAATTTGTGCGGTGGCGCCCCCTAGAACCTCCTGATTCCCGGATTGTCATTGTTACTATCGATGAACCGGATTTGAAAAAGCTAGGGCAATGGCCGATTCCTGATGCTATTTTAGCACAATTAATAGAAAAAATAAAGCTTCAAAAACCGATTGCGATTGGATTAGATATTTATCGGAATTTACCTGTTCAACCGGGACATGAGGATTTAATTAAGGTATTTAAAACAACCCCGAATTTAGTGGGTGTAGAGAAAGTTGTTGAGGATCAAAATCGAGCTTCCATTGAACCGCCTCCGATTTTAAAAGATAAAAATCAAGTGGGGGCGGCGGATTTAATTTTAGATGCAGATGGCAAAATTAGACGGGCATTATTATCTATAAAACCCCCAGAACGTCCTACGATTTTAAATTTAGGGGCGACCGTTGCTTTACTTTATTTACAAACTCAAGGGATTATCCCTAAAATGACTGCGAATCAGCAAGTCAAATTAGGAAAAGCTGAATTTACACGATTTACAGAAAATGATGGCGGTTATGTTCGCGCTGATGATGATGGCTATCAAATTTTATTAAATTATCGGGGATCGCAGGATAATTTTCATAAAATTTCCATGACTCAAGTGTTAAATAATGAGATTCCACCGGATTTTTTTCATGATAAAATTGTATTCATTGGCCCCTTTGCTCAAAGTTTAAATGATCTATTTTTTACTCCTTATACCAGTAATTTATTTAGTATTAATGATCGTACACCAGGGGTAATTATTCATGCTAATATTGCCAGCCAACTGATTAGTAGTGCTATCGATGGACGCACCTTAATTCATGTTTGGTCAGATCGGACAGAATGGTTTTGGGTGTTTCTTTGGTCAACGGTTGGTAGCAGTTTAGGATGGATTTATGGGGGAACCCGTTGGACAGTTTATTGGTTGATTTTAGCCAGTGGAGGTTTAATTATTATTTCTTATAGTGCTTTTATTAGTGGTTGGTGGCTTCCCTTAGTTTCTCCCTTATTAGCATTAGTCAGTTCTGGGATGGTGGTTACGGCTTATATTGCTAATGTTGAACGTCAAGATCGAAAAATGGTGATGACGTTATTTCAACGGTATGTTACCCCCAAAATTGCGGAAACAATATGGCAAAATCGAGAGGATTTATTACAAAAAGGTCAAATTTTAGGGCAGAAAATGATAGCAACTGTCCTGTTTACGGATATTAAAGGTTTTAGTACCATTGCTGAACGCATGGAACCCGCAATGTTAATGACTTGGTTAAATGAATATATGAATGCCATGGCGAATATTGTGTTTGAACATGATGGGGTTGTTGATAAATTTATGGGGGATGCTATTATGGCAGTATTTGGAGTTCCTATT from the Planktothrix tepida PCC 9214 genome contains:
- a CDS encoding CHAT domain-containing protein gives rise to the protein MLKKSLINLGILPIFLFSNFTLISLKNQPPTSVESYKPDPATLFNQGKQYYQQGQYTQAADILQQSILGFSQQGDVVNQAIALSNLSLVLQQLGQWEQAEKVLQESLALIQDLSFPKKPLILAQILEIQGQLELTQGQPEQAIKTWQKAFKLYAEAGNLLGEITNQINQATALQTLGLYRQSLKMLTEVNETLKSQPDSLIKVTALLSLGNTLKKVGDLTTAQAVLQESLELAKNSNYSQVLSQIYLSLANLNRAQNNSDVALENYQKAVKTASNSLERLQALINEYSLLIDLKQDKEAETLSKEIQDSISQIPVSRSLVYAMVNFTNSLIKLNSSSNDSKIIDLLNTAIQSSKTLTDLRSESYALGSLGKFYEQNQQPLEAQKLTEQALLIAQSINASDIAYQWQWQLGRLLKQQNQKDQAIAAYTEAVNTLKFLRKDLVAINQDVQFSFRESVEPVYRELVDLILQSPTPDNLKTARELIESLQLAELDNFFQEACLDQEIKPQEIDQIDPNAAIIYPIILANRLEVILSIPGQPLRHYSTEISQQQVENTIRQLRLSFQPIFSTKERLELSQKVYDWLIRPAEADLKNSSIKTLVFVLDGSLRNVPMAALYDGKNYLVQNYNLALTPGLQLLASQSLKRNQIKALTVGLSEARQGFSALPAVASELEKIQAEVPTKVLLNQQFTREAVQQQIQETPFPIVHLATHGQFSSKAEDTFLLTWDSRINVKDLDDFLSRRQRGEQNPVELLVLSACETATGDQRAALGLAGVAVRSGARSTLATLWQVNDTSTASLMAEFYQELTQQQISKAEALRQAQLKLLQQPKYQDPYYWAPFVLVGNWQ
- a CDS encoding DUF928 domain-containing protein → MFHNRLHQHWISLSLLTLVGGAFVPQLSVMAQPTRSEGIQISMAFEPPPGEGMPSRTAGGGSRGQTLAAIQTAPPLMALVPAFYSQTNRQETDIKGLTVAATPTFFFYVPAIPAKEAAFSLKDENNNDIYQTRLTLPNQPGILSIALPKDTPPLKIGQTYRWSFGVIYNDENAQEPKVVFVSGEVTRTEPDATLTAKLQQAKPLEQAKIYAENGIWFESLATLAQLRQNQPMDETLTKQWNELLQSVGLESIANQPFVNALEN
- a CDS encoding CHASE2 domain-containing protein yields the protein MKQKQTVFRLHTFRWKSSGQWLKLFRYLWLSPVITASVIALQSTGFLQLLDWATFDQFVRWRPLEPPDSRIVIVTIDEPDLKKLGQWPIPDAILAQLIEKIKLQKPIAIGLDIYRNLPVQPGHEDLIKVFKTTPNLVGVEKVVEDQNRASIEPPPILKDKNQVGAADLILDADGKIRRALLSIKPPERPTILNLGATVALLYLQTQGIIPKMTANQQVKLGKAEFTRFTENDGGYVRADDDGYQILLNYRGSQDNFHKISMTQVLNNEIPPDFFHDKIVFIGPFAQSLNDLFFTPYTSNLFSINDRTPGVIIHANIASQLISSAIDGRTLIHVWSDRTEWFWVFLWSTVGSSLGWIYGGTRWTVYWLILASGGLIIISYSAFISGWWLPLVSPLLALVSSGMVVTAYIANVERQDRKMVMTLFQRYVTPKIAETIWQNREDLLQKGQILGQKMIATVLFTDIKGFSTIAERMEPAMLMTWLNEYMNAMANIVFEHDGVVDKFMGDAIMAVFGVPIPRNSTQEIAQDATSAVSCALAMGEKLRVLNQHWQQQNQPLISMRIGIATGVVVTGSLGSSQRMEYTTLGDSVNIAARLESYDKSFYSEGTCRILMNEETHQQINGKFPTRYVGRVQLYGRQQLINIYQAIND